The Mesorhizobium loti genome includes a region encoding these proteins:
- the flhB gene encoding flagellar biosynthesis protein FlhB codes for MADAVDKDSKTEEATEKKIRDTVEQGKLPHSRETALLASFVAILVFTVFYAKDAVIDLGMFLSMFLEKPEAWPMDTETDVIALYKIVLLEVGRAVLSLMVLLTVAGVGASVFQNMPQFVGERIRPQLSRISIAKGWNRLFGIQGWVEFAKSIGKVGFAILVLSFTLSEDHRKLLAGMITNPVAFGLVIRGIAVDILVAIVFVMGLIAAIDIVWSRFHWKQDLRMSKQEVKDEFKQSEGDPIVKSRLRSLARDRARKRMMTAVPRATLIIANPTHFSIALKYVRDEDSAPMVLAKGQDLVALKIREIAREHNIPIFEDVALARSMYKQVSVDNVIPSQFYQAVAELVRIVYSKKAERRQIS; via the coding sequence ATGGCTGATGCGGTCGACAAGGATTCGAAAACCGAAGAGGCGACGGAAAAGAAGATCCGCGACACCGTCGAACAGGGCAAACTGCCCCATTCGCGGGAAACGGCGCTCCTTGCGTCCTTCGTCGCCATACTGGTGTTCACCGTCTTCTACGCCAAGGACGCCGTCATCGATCTCGGCATGTTCCTGTCGATGTTCCTGGAGAAGCCGGAAGCCTGGCCGATGGACACCGAGACCGATGTCATCGCGCTCTACAAGATCGTCCTCCTCGAGGTAGGCCGCGCGGTCCTGAGTTTGATGGTGCTGCTGACTGTCGCCGGTGTCGGCGCCTCGGTGTTCCAGAACATGCCGCAATTCGTCGGCGAGCGGATCCGGCCGCAACTCTCGCGCATCTCGATCGCCAAGGGGTGGAACAGGCTGTTCGGCATTCAAGGTTGGGTCGAGTTCGCGAAGTCGATCGGCAAGGTCGGCTTCGCCATCCTCGTGCTGAGCTTCACGCTGTCGGAAGACCACCGCAAGCTGCTCGCCGGAATGATCACCAATCCCGTCGCTTTCGGCCTTGTCATTCGCGGCATCGCCGTCGACATCCTGGTAGCGATCGTCTTCGTCATGGGGCTGATCGCGGCGATCGACATCGTCTGGTCACGCTTCCACTGGAAGCAGGACCTGCGCATGAGCAAGCAGGAGGTCAAGGACGAGTTCAAACAGTCCGAGGGTGACCCGATCGTCAAATCGCGGCTGCGCTCGCTGGCGCGCGACCGGGCACGCAAGCGGATGATGACGGCGGTGCCGCGCGCGACTTTGATCATCGCCAACCCGACGCACTTCTCGATCGCGCTGAAATATGTGCGCGACGAGGACTCGGCACCGATGGTGTTGGCCAAGGGGCAGGATCTGGTGGCGCTCAAGATCCGCGAGATCGCGCGGGAACACAACATCCCGATCTTCGAGGACGTGGCGCTCGCCCGCTCCATGTACAAGCAAGTTTCGGTCGATAATGTGATCCCGTCGCAATTCTACCAGGCCGTCGCCGAACTGGTGCGGATCGTCTACTCGAAAAAGGCTGAGCGCAGACAGATTTCATGA
- a CDS encoding DUF1217 domain-containing protein, whose protein sequence is MLNTFTSYQLITRDISKSLDRIEKQPVVDRDTKYYLDNITKVKSIDDFVKNDRLFKYAMKAYGLEDMDYAKAFMVKALKEGVSDPNSFANKLTDKRYAEFVRAFNFAANGANTTVYNKAQQLVTSNYALQVKIGTSQTGFSYYQSETAYYVTNISKVKSVDDLMGDSRLLTYAMAAFGLDAATEPAATVKAMLEGGVSDPDSPANKLPDKSYAKFVSAFDFAQYGDQTTMRDDVQQAVPKGYMAGAGLKLVEPSAQYIKGEADYYAANISKVTSIDDLMADKRLLTFAMASYGLDASTETPQQVRTMLEGGVSDPDSPANKLTDKRYANFVTAFNFAQYGDQTTSRDEVQKDTLIIYTTESALGLIAPNADYIKSETAYYLANVTNVKSIDDLMANSRLYNYVLSAYGLDPATESKDLIRKVLAGGIRDADSVANKMTNKAYAGLATAFNFEQYGEAATTINPAQQPTVDKYMRQTLEEDAGQTNEGVRLALYFDRKGPTITSWYDVLADTALASVVRTVLGLPDSFATADVDKQAQLFEQKLDISDFSDPEKIGKFLTRFTSMYEIKNPTSSAVSSVSVLFAQPLTVGISTDLMMAMQKLRF, encoded by the coding sequence TTGCTTAATACCTTTACCAGCTACCAGCTCATCACCAGGGACATTTCAAAGTCGCTCGACAGGATCGAGAAGCAGCCCGTGGTTGATCGCGACACCAAATATTATCTGGACAACATCACCAAGGTGAAATCGATCGACGATTTCGTCAAGAATGACCGTTTGTTCAAATATGCCATGAAGGCATACGGGCTCGAGGACATGGACTACGCCAAGGCCTTCATGGTCAAGGCACTCAAGGAAGGCGTCTCCGATCCCAACAGCTTCGCCAACAAGCTGACCGACAAGCGTTACGCCGAATTCGTCAGAGCCTTCAATTTCGCCGCCAACGGCGCCAATACGACCGTCTACAACAAGGCGCAGCAACTGGTGACCAGCAACTATGCGCTGCAAGTCAAGATCGGCACCTCGCAGACCGGGTTCTCTTACTACCAGAGCGAAACCGCCTACTACGTCACCAACATCTCCAAGGTTAAGTCTGTCGACGACCTGATGGGCGACAGCCGCCTGCTGACATACGCGATGGCCGCTTTCGGACTCGACGCCGCGACCGAACCGGCCGCAACCGTCAAGGCGATGCTCGAAGGTGGCGTCAGCGATCCCGACAGTCCCGCCAACAAACTGCCCGACAAGAGCTACGCCAAATTCGTCTCGGCCTTCGACTTCGCCCAGTATGGCGATCAGACGACCATGCGCGACGATGTCCAGCAGGCGGTGCCGAAAGGATACATGGCCGGAGCCGGACTGAAATTGGTCGAGCCGAGCGCGCAATATATCAAGGGCGAGGCTGATTATTACGCGGCAAACATTTCCAAGGTGACGTCGATCGACGACCTCATGGCGGATAAGCGCCTGCTCACCTTCGCCATGGCTTCCTACGGACTGGATGCGTCAACCGAAACGCCGCAGCAGGTCCGCACAATGCTCGAGGGCGGCGTCAGCGACCCCGACAGCCCGGCAAACAAGCTGACGGATAAACGGTACGCCAACTTCGTCACGGCCTTCAACTTTGCCCAATATGGCGATCAGACAACGTCACGCGACGAAGTGCAGAAAGACACGCTGATAATCTATACGACAGAGTCGGCGCTTGGCCTGATCGCGCCGAATGCGGACTACATCAAGTCCGAGACTGCATACTACCTTGCCAACGTCACGAACGTGAAATCCATCGACGACCTGATGGCCAACAGCCGATTGTACAACTATGTGCTCTCGGCCTACGGACTCGATCCGGCGACGGAAAGCAAGGACCTCATCCGCAAAGTCCTTGCCGGTGGCATTCGTGACGCCGACAGCGTCGCCAACAAGATGACGAACAAGGCCTATGCCGGGCTGGCCACCGCCTTCAACTTCGAACAATACGGCGAAGCGGCCACCACCATCAATCCGGCGCAGCAGCCGACCGTCGACAAATACATGCGCCAGACCCTCGAAGAGGATGCCGGCCAGACCAACGAGGGCGTGCGGCTGGCGCTCTACTTCGACCGCAAGGGACCGACCATCACCAGCTGGTACGATGTGCTGGCCGACACCGCGCTTGCCAGCGTCGTGCGCACCGTGCTCGGCCTGCCCGATTCCTTCGCCACCGCCGATGTCGACAAGCAGGCGCAGCTGTTCGAGCAGAAACTCGACATCTCGGATTTCTCCGATCCCGAGAAGATCGGCAAGTTCCTGACGCGCTTCACCAGCATGTACGAGATCAAAAACCCAACCTCATCGGCCGTCTCCTCGGTCAGCGTGCTGTTTGCCCAGCCGCTCACGGTCGGCATCTCCACCGACCTGATGATGGCCATGCAGAAACTGAGGTTCTGA
- the fliG gene encoding flagellar motor switch protein FliG, whose translation MTTPVTLTRAQKAAAILVAMGKPSASRLLKFFKQEELKALIEGARLLRTIPQSDLERIVAEFEAEFTEGAGLLDSADRMDTILNESLSPEEMSAIMGDKRFEVAPEGPPPIWPELEKLEPARLGAFLAGEHPQTAAMVLSKLAPQAAASVLLTLTKSTRGEIIKRMVTMANVPEAASRIVENRLRSSVLTETSTKDTSAGQARVASVLNELDKPLLEEVMQDLEAAGTPDLDGVRARLFAFDDLPLLTQKARVLLFDGLSTELVTLALRGAQAGLAESVLSAIGARSRRMIEAELGQGSEGVPLADITAARKTVVSTTIRLSREGAFELPSTQNAA comes from the coding sequence ATGACGACGCCGGTGACCTTGACCCGTGCGCAGAAGGCGGCCGCCATATTGGTGGCGATGGGCAAGCCGTCGGCCAGCCGCCTGCTGAAATTCTTCAAGCAGGAAGAACTGAAGGCGCTGATCGAGGGCGCCCGTCTGCTGCGCACGATTCCGCAAAGCGATCTCGAGCGCATCGTCGCCGAGTTCGAGGCCGAGTTCACCGAAGGGGCGGGATTGCTCGATTCTGCCGACAGGATGGACACCATCCTCAATGAGTCGCTGTCGCCTGAAGAGATGAGCGCGATCATGGGCGACAAGAGGTTCGAGGTCGCCCCGGAAGGCCCGCCGCCGATCTGGCCCGAGCTCGAAAAGCTCGAGCCGGCGCGGCTTGGCGCCTTCCTGGCCGGCGAGCATCCACAGACCGCGGCCATGGTGCTGTCGAAGCTGGCGCCGCAGGCGGCGGCGAGCGTATTGTTGACGTTGACCAAGTCGACGCGCGGCGAAATCATCAAGCGCATGGTGACGATGGCCAATGTTCCGGAAGCCGCAAGCAGGATCGTCGAAAACCGGCTGCGCAGCAGTGTGCTGACGGAAACGTCGACCAAGGATACGTCGGCCGGGCAGGCGCGCGTCGCCAGCGTTCTCAACGAACTGGACAAGCCGCTGCTCGAGGAGGTCATGCAGGATCTGGAAGCCGCCGGCACGCCCGATCTCGATGGCGTCCGGGCGCGCCTGTTTGCCTTTGACGACCTGCCGCTGCTCACCCAGAAGGCGCGGGTGCTGCTGTTCGACGGGCTGTCGACCGAACTGGTCACGCTGGCCCTGCGCGGCGCGCAGGCGGGACTTGCCGAGTCCGTACTGTCGGCGATCGGCGCGCGGTCGCGGCGCATGATCGAAGCCGAACTCGGACAGGGCTCGGAAGGGGTGCCTCTCGCCGACATTACGGCGGCGCGCAAGACGGTCGTGTCGACGACGATCCGGCTGTCGCGCGAAGGCGCCTTCGAACTTCCCTCGACCCAGAACGCCGCCTAA
- a CDS encoding LuxR family transcriptional regulator yields MSSPAALLQSDTLGSRLTSRGDLTSFFMQLTAEIGADSYMLVAIVHDQDRNDARIVSSNWIFDAIELIGKRLIAGLAQGALTVAPGIRPQPLVASQAPEADGLITGEEARLLDVLGHAEIYSLRLNVGRQRLFALFSAATAGGIDQPALMRAQLKCCYALSHIPQLIAAAAMQDPLSDRERECLFWVSEGKTTDEVAVILGVSSNTVNSYITHAIQKFAASNRAMAIATAIRSGII; encoded by the coding sequence ATGAGCAGTCCCGCCGCGCTACTTCAATCCGACACATTGGGCTCGCGCCTGACGTCGCGCGGCGATCTGACCAGCTTTTTCATGCAACTGACCGCCGAGATCGGTGCCGACAGCTACATGCTGGTCGCCATCGTCCACGACCAGGACCGCAACGATGCGCGCATCGTCTCGTCCAACTGGATTTTCGACGCCATCGAGCTGATCGGCAAGCGGCTGATCGCCGGGCTTGCGCAAGGCGCGCTCACCGTCGCACCCGGCATCCGTCCGCAGCCGTTGGTAGCGTCTCAGGCACCCGAAGCAGACGGATTGATCACCGGTGAAGAGGCGCGCCTTCTCGACGTGCTCGGCCATGCCGAGATCTATTCGCTGCGCCTCAATGTCGGCCGCCAGCGCCTGTTCGCCCTCTTCTCGGCGGCGACTGCCGGCGGCATCGACCAGCCAGCACTGATGCGGGCGCAGCTGAAATGCTGCTACGCGCTTTCGCACATCCCGCAACTGATCGCCGCCGCCGCCATGCAGGATCCGCTGTCGGATCGCGAGCGCGAATGCCTGTTCTGGGTCTCCGAAGGCAAGACCACCGACGAGGTCGCCGTCATCCTTGGAGTCTCCTCGAACACCGTCAACAGCTACATCACCCACGCCATCCAGAAATTCGCGGCCAGCAACCGCGCGATGGCCATCGCCACGGCGATCAGGAGCGGCATCATTTGA
- the motA gene encoding flagellar motor stator protein MotA encodes MGILIGLVVTLGCVLGGFMAMGGHLHVLIQPWEAVIICGAAFGTFLVANPMKTVKDTGKGILEAFKQAVPKEQDYLETLGVLHSLMRELRSKSRSEVEAHIDNPEESAIFQAFPTVLHNHDLTHFICDYCRIIIIGNARSHEIEALMDEEIQTIRTDKMKAYHAMVAVGDGLPALGIVAAVLGVVKAMGALDQSPEILGGLIGAALVGTFLGIFLSYSVVGPVATKIKTVREKKNRLYIIVKQTLLAYMNGALPQVAIEFGRKTISSYERPTIDAVEQSTMNTGTVEKKAA; translated from the coding sequence GTGGGCATTCTGATTGGACTGGTGGTGACGCTCGGCTGCGTCCTTGGCGGCTTCATGGCGATGGGGGGCCATCTTCATGTGCTGATCCAGCCGTGGGAGGCCGTGATCATCTGTGGCGCGGCTTTTGGCACCTTCCTCGTCGCCAATCCGATGAAGACGGTCAAGGACACCGGCAAGGGCATCCTCGAAGCCTTCAAGCAGGCGGTGCCGAAGGAACAGGACTATCTCGAAACGCTCGGCGTGCTGCATTCACTGATGCGCGAGCTGCGGTCGAAATCCCGCAGCGAGGTCGAGGCGCATATCGACAATCCGGAAGAGTCGGCGATTTTCCAGGCGTTCCCGACCGTGCTGCATAACCATGACCTGACGCATTTCATCTGCGACTACTGCCGCATCATCATCATCGGCAATGCCCGCTCGCACGAGATCGAGGCGCTGATGGACGAAGAAATCCAGACCATCAGGACCGACAAGATGAAGGCCTATCACGCGATGGTGGCGGTGGGCGATGGCCTGCCGGCGCTCGGCATCGTCGCTGCCGTGCTCGGCGTGGTCAAGGCGATGGGCGCGCTCGACCAGTCGCCGGAAATCCTCGGCGGTCTGATTGGCGCCGCACTTGTCGGAACGTTCCTCGGCATCTTCCTGTCCTATTCGGTGGTCGGGCCGGTCGCCACCAAGATCAAGACGGTGCGCGAGAAGAAGAACCGCCTCTACATCATCGTCAAGCAGACGCTGCTGGCCTACATGAACGGCGCGCTGCCGCAGGTGGCGATCGAGTTCGGCCGCAAGACCATCTCATCCTATGAACGGCCGACGATCGACGCTGTCGAGCAGAGCACGATGAATACCGGCACCGTCGAAAAGAAGGCCGCCTGA
- a CDS encoding flagellar motor switch protein FliM, with product MTSLGSPADARSLIIERLVGDSGEAAQVIDAGRAMAERAVPLLQKGLTGELGVPVIVDLKAIEISRVPEARSRAGDTFALSVVGSSVSSDAMTLVIDAPAIAIMVCTLFGGDPDLPVSPIERDLSQIEIDVSTMVFQQVAQALNGSGKRSLDLRLPAPRAMSGTEAKRYVLRDGAAIRIVLGISTPADSGTVTVTMPQRVVLASRDGAVPVSDDDHGPSWRARFSEEVMRSTVALEATMPLARLTLGDLDGFEIGQVIEFEETAQSQARLSARGKTLFVCEFGKLGQNYTVRIRHPYDAGQDFIEALMPASAGRA from the coding sequence ATGACCAGCCTGGGCAGCCCAGCGGACGCGCGCTCGCTGATCATCGAGCGTCTGGTCGGCGACAGCGGCGAGGCCGCCCAGGTCATCGATGCCGGCCGGGCCATGGCCGAGCGCGCCGTGCCGCTGCTGCAGAAAGGCCTGACCGGCGAGCTTGGCGTTCCGGTCATTGTCGATCTCAAAGCGATAGAGATCAGCCGCGTTCCCGAGGCGCGTTCGCGCGCCGGCGACACGTTTGCCCTGAGCGTCGTCGGCTCGTCCGTGTCCTCCGATGCGATGACTCTGGTGATCGATGCTCCGGCGATCGCGATCATGGTCTGCACGTTGTTCGGCGGCGACCCGGATCTGCCGGTGTCGCCGATCGAGCGCGATCTGTCGCAGATCGAAATCGATGTCTCGACCATGGTGTTCCAACAGGTCGCGCAGGCCCTCAACGGGTCGGGAAAGCGCTCGCTTGACCTGCGGCTGCCGGCGCCGCGGGCAATGTCGGGCACCGAGGCGAAGCGATATGTGCTGCGCGACGGCGCGGCGATCCGCATCGTCCTTGGCATCTCGACGCCGGCCGACAGCGGCACCGTCACCGTGACGATGCCGCAGCGCGTCGTGCTGGCCAGCCGCGACGGGGCTGTCCCCGTCAGCGACGACGATCACGGCCCCAGCTGGCGCGCCCGCTTTTCGGAAGAGGTGATGCGCTCCACGGTGGCGCTCGAGGCCACCATGCCGCTTGCGCGGCTGACGCTCGGCGACCTCGACGGTTTCGAAATTGGCCAGGTCATCGAATTCGAGGAAACGGCGCAGTCGCAGGCGCGCCTCAGCGCGCGCGGCAAGACGCTGTTCGTGTGCGAGTTCGGCAAACTGGGGCAGAATTACACCGTCCGAATCAGGCATCCCTACGATGCCGGGCAGGACTTTATCGAAGCGCTGATGCCGGCTTCTGCCGGCCGCGCCTGA
- the flgF gene encoding flagellar basal-body rod protein FlgF yields MRDSLYVALSSQIALERRLDTIADNVANASTIGFRATGVKFEDVVSGTGPKSVSFASSGKTYLSGAHGALNETGNPFDFAIQGDAWFAIDTPVGTVMTRDGRFSMNENGELMSIEGHPVLDAGGSPIQLDPRNGPPKAGADGSLRQNDQLVGSIGVYNFDPGENFVRYGNSGIVPARTPEPVTDRSDIGVAQGFLEESNVNPVLEITRLIMVQRAFENTAALMRQTDSSTDEAIKTLGSK; encoded by the coding sequence ATGCGGGACAGCCTGTACGTCGCCCTTTCCTCGCAGATCGCACTCGAGCGCCGCCTCGATACGATCGCCGACAATGTCGCCAACGCCTCGACGATCGGCTTTCGCGCCACCGGCGTGAAGTTCGAGGACGTCGTGTCCGGCACCGGGCCGAAATCGGTGTCCTTCGCGTCCTCCGGCAAGACCTATCTTTCCGGCGCTCACGGTGCTTTGAACGAGACCGGAAATCCGTTCGATTTCGCCATTCAGGGCGATGCCTGGTTCGCCATCGATACGCCTGTCGGCACCGTCATGACCCGCGACGGGCGCTTTTCGATGAACGAGAACGGCGAGTTGATGTCGATCGAGGGTCACCCGGTGCTCGATGCCGGCGGCTCGCCGATCCAGCTTGACCCTCGCAACGGTCCGCCCAAGGCCGGGGCCGACGGTTCGCTGCGCCAGAACGATCAGCTTGTCGGCTCGATCGGTGTCTACAATTTCGATCCGGGCGAAAACTTCGTCCGCTACGGCAATTCCGGCATCGTTCCGGCGCGCACACCAGAGCCTGTCACCGATCGCTCCGATATCGGCGTCGCCCAGGGTTTTCTCGAAGAATCCAACGTCAATCCCGTGCTGGAGATCACCCGGCTGATCATGGTCCAGCGTGCCTTCGAGAACACCGCCGCCCTGATGCGGCAGACCGACTCCTCCACCGACGAGGCGATCAAGACGCTCGGCTCGAAGTAA
- the fliN gene encoding flagellar motor switch protein FliN yields MAKTKVEADLDQPDEQLDRAIEELRGVLHEEEQRPDAAFRAASSANSSVIMNIPVDVQIILGSTEMPVSELMALQKGSTVALNRRIGEPVDVVVNGRKIARGEITVLESDPSRFGIRLTEIIAGTKGA; encoded by the coding sequence ATGGCCAAGACCAAGGTGGAAGCCGACCTCGACCAGCCGGACGAGCAGCTCGACCGTGCCATTGAAGAATTGCGCGGTGTCCTGCATGAAGAGGAGCAACGCCCCGATGCGGCGTTCAGGGCCGCTTCATCAGCCAATTCGAGCGTCATCATGAACATCCCCGTCGATGTCCAGATCATCCTCGGCAGCACCGAGATGCCGGTCTCCGAGCTGATGGCGCTGCAGAAGGGGTCGACGGTGGCGCTCAATCGCCGGATCGGCGAACCTGTCGACGTCGTTGTCAACGGCCGCAAGATCGCGCGTGGCGAAATCACCGTGCTGGAAAGCGATCCGTCGCGCTTCGGCATCAGGCTGACCGAAATCATCGCCGGCACGAAGGGCGCCTAG
- the fliI gene encoding flagellar protein export ATPase FliI: MSLDQPSLRAPERQLQPAPEDRLAALERIWRRFADTEALLKRGGRVTEVTPTHYKVHGLSDFARLGDIVEQRGHAGARRGEIVKISRDEVVVAPFERSADAGIGDAVFRRGPLAVAPHATWRGRTIDALTRAIDGGPPLARGDDASSGAQTTPGAMARQRVGTAFMTGVKVIDIFTPLCFGQRLGIFAGSGVGKSTLLAMLAGADAFDTVVVALIGERGREVREFLEDTIGDSMAKTVAVVATSDESAMMRRRAPDTAMRVAEHFRDQGHRVLLVLDSITRFAHALREVATGTGEPPVARGYPASVFTELPKLLERAGPGAEGKGSITAIISVLVDGDDHNDPVADSVRGILDGHVVLDRTIAEQGRYPPVNPLSSISRLAGKAWSTEQRALVTRLKSMISRFEDTRDIRLLGAYQGGVDAELDIAVRQVPLIYEALTQAPKDRPSVDPFSDLARHLKSKLNADAGD, translated from the coding sequence ATGTCGCTCGACCAGCCATCCCTGCGCGCACCCGAAAGACAGCTTCAGCCGGCGCCGGAAGACCGGCTTGCGGCGCTGGAACGGATCTGGCGGCGTTTCGCCGACACCGAGGCGCTGCTCAAGCGCGGCGGCCGCGTCACCGAAGTCACGCCCACGCACTACAAGGTGCACGGCCTTTCCGATTTCGCCAGGCTGGGCGACATCGTCGAGCAGCGCGGCCATGCCGGAGCGCGCCGCGGCGAGATCGTCAAGATCAGCCGTGACGAGGTCGTCGTGGCACCCTTCGAACGCAGCGCCGATGCCGGCATCGGCGACGCCGTGTTCCGCCGCGGTCCGCTCGCGGTGGCGCCGCATGCCACGTGGCGCGGCCGCACCATCGACGCGCTTACCAGGGCAATCGATGGCGGCCCGCCTTTGGCCAGGGGCGACGACGCATCGAGCGGCGCCCAGACGACGCCCGGCGCCATGGCGCGGCAGCGCGTCGGCACCGCCTTCATGACCGGCGTCAAGGTCATCGACATCTTCACACCGCTCTGCTTCGGCCAGCGCCTCGGCATCTTTGCCGGCTCCGGCGTCGGCAAGTCGACGCTGCTTGCCATGCTCGCCGGCGCCGACGCATTCGACACCGTCGTCGTGGCGCTTATCGGCGAACGCGGCCGCGAAGTGCGTGAATTCCTCGAAGACACGATCGGCGACAGCATGGCCAAGACCGTCGCCGTCGTCGCCACCAGCGACGAGAGCGCCATGATGCGCCGGCGGGCGCCGGACACCGCCATGCGCGTGGCCGAGCATTTTCGCGACCAGGGGCACCGCGTGCTCCTGGTGCTGGACTCGATCACCCGCTTCGCTCACGCCTTGCGCGAGGTGGCGACGGGAACCGGCGAGCCGCCGGTCGCCCGCGGCTATCCGGCCTCGGTGTTCACCGAACTGCCCAAGCTGCTCGAGCGCGCCGGGCCAGGCGCTGAAGGCAAGGGGTCGATCACCGCCATCATCTCCGTGCTGGTCGACGGCGACGATCACAATGATCCGGTCGCCGATTCCGTGCGCGGCATCCTCGACGGCCATGTCGTGCTCGACCGCACGATCGCCGAACAGGGCCGCTATCCGCCGGTCAATCCGCTGTCGTCCATATCGCGGCTGGCCGGAAAGGCCTGGAGCACCGAACAGCGCGCGCTGGTGACAAGGCTGAAGTCGATGATCTCGCGCTTCGAGGACACGCGCGATATCCGCCTGCTGGGCGCCTATCAGGGCGGCGTCGATGCCGAACTCGATATTGCCGTGCGCCAGGTGCCGCTGATCTACGAGGCATTGACGCAAGCGCCGAAGGATCGCCCGTCGGTCGACCCGTTCTCCGATCTCGCCCGCCACCTCAAGAGCAAGCTGAACGCCGATGCCGGAGACTGA
- a CDS encoding helix-turn-helix transcriptional regulator, which yields MKHADIKEAAEALFNEQRNPFGAFTLGSETHHAVTIPDAVRRCRWISVDINASAFGLFFVSPSPERARLVPCFDSDYPGIAVATKFISGANGEEIVRHTRISTEPRWWTDDGVAAMAAMFGNLGWTEQMAALAPGTSGIAFPVHADRGQCGLVVFLGSEIALSQDALYEIHARCFSLFAAVARIRPGDAGRMRAISKRELECLKLTANGNTSEEIARLLKLSVHTANQYLTQSTQKLNAVNRNQAVAKALRLGLIE from the coding sequence TTGAAACACGCCGATATCAAGGAGGCTGCCGAAGCCCTTTTCAACGAGCAGCGCAACCCGTTCGGCGCCTTCACGCTCGGCTCCGAAACCCATCACGCCGTCACCATTCCCGATGCCGTGCGCCGCTGCCGCTGGATATCAGTCGACATCAACGCCTCGGCTTTCGGCCTGTTCTTTGTCAGCCCCTCGCCCGAACGGGCGCGGCTCGTTCCTTGCTTCGATTCCGACTATCCCGGGATTGCCGTGGCGACCAAGTTCATTTCGGGCGCCAACGGTGAGGAGATCGTGCGCCACACCCGCATCTCGACCGAACCGCGCTGGTGGACGGATGACGGTGTCGCCGCCATGGCGGCGATGTTCGGCAATCTCGGCTGGACCGAGCAGATGGCGGCGCTGGCGCCCGGCACCAGCGGCATCGCCTTCCCGGTCCATGCCGACAGGGGCCAATGCGGCCTCGTCGTTTTCCTCGGCTCGGAGATCGCCTTGTCGCAGGACGCGCTCTACGAGATCCACGCCCGCTGCTTTTCGCTGTTCGCCGCCGTCGCCCGCATCCGTCCGGGCGATGCCGGCCGCATGCGCGCGATTTCCAAGCGCGAACTCGAATGCCTGAAGCTGACCGCCAACGGCAACACCAGCGAGGAAATCGCGCGGCTCCTGAAGCTGTCGGTGCACACCGCCAACCAGTATCTGACCCAGTCGACCCAGAAACTCAACGCCGTCAACCGCAACCAGGCCGTGGCCAAGGCGCTGCGGCTGGGCCTGATCGAATAG